In the Pseudonocardia cypriaca genome, one interval contains:
- a CDS encoding SDR family NAD(P)-dependent oxidoreductase, producing MAGAVVLGAGAGIGRAVAERFAGGGMPVTVVARTRATLDAVAGAIASDTRDLLALTADVADEDGLRAALDAATARFGVPDVVVYNAALVRPDAPGELAAAGQLEAWSVNVLGALTAAAHVLPAMATRGSGTFLITGGMPEPKAGYVSLSLGKAGVRALAAMLHERYGPSGVHVATVTVAGPVAPGGPWDPDEVAEHYWRLHHQPREVWTHDVVH from the coding sequence ATGGCGGGCGCGGTCGTGCTGGGAGCGGGGGCCGGGATCGGACGGGCGGTGGCGGAGCGGTTCGCCGGCGGGGGGATGCCGGTCACGGTCGTGGCCCGGACGCGGGCCACCCTCGACGCCGTCGCGGGCGCGATCGCGAGTGACACCCGTGACCTGCTCGCCCTGACGGCCGACGTCGCCGACGAGGACGGCCTGCGGGCCGCGCTGGACGCGGCCACGGCTCGCTTCGGCGTCCCGGACGTCGTGGTCTACAACGCCGCCCTCGTGCGGCCGGACGCGCCGGGAGAGCTGGCCGCGGCCGGCCAGCTGGAGGCGTGGTCGGTCAACGTCCTCGGCGCACTCACGGCCGCGGCGCACGTGCTCCCGGCGATGGCGACGCGGGGCAGCGGCACGTTCCTGATCACCGGCGGGATGCCGGAGCCGAAGGCGGGGTACGTGTCGCTGTCGCTGGGCAAGGCCGGGGTCCGCGCGCTCGCCGCCATGCTCCACGAGCGGTACGGCCCGTCCGGGGTGCACGTCGCGACGGTCACGGTCGCCGGTCCGGTCGCGCCCGGCGGCCCCTGGGACCCCGACGAGGTCGCAGAGCACTACTGGCGGCTCCACCACCAGCCGCGGGAGGTCTGGACCCACGACGTGGTGCACTGA
- a CDS encoding 3-oxoacyl-ACP reductase encodes MTERFSGRTAVVTGGGSGIGLATVRRLASEGARVVVADIDPGPGKAAADEVGGLFVQTDVTSETQVEALFTAAVDAYGSVDVAFNNAGISPPDDDSILETGLDAWRRVQEVNLTSVFLCCKAVIPHMQRQGRGAIVNTASFVAVMGAATSQISYTASKGGVLAMTRELGVQFAREGIRVNALCPGPVDTPLLQELFAADPERAQRRMVHIPMGRFARPEEIASTVAFLASDDASFITASTFLVDGGISGAYVTPV; translated from the coding sequence ATGACGGAAAGGTTCTCCGGCCGCACAGCGGTCGTGACGGGTGGCGGCAGCGGCATCGGGCTCGCCACGGTGCGCCGCCTCGCCTCCGAGGGCGCGCGCGTGGTCGTCGCCGACATCGACCCGGGCCCCGGCAAGGCCGCCGCCGACGAGGTGGGCGGGCTCTTCGTGCAGACGGACGTCACCTCGGAGACGCAGGTGGAGGCGCTGTTCACCGCGGCCGTCGACGCCTACGGGAGCGTCGACGTCGCGTTCAACAACGCCGGCATCTCGCCGCCGGACGACGACTCCATCCTGGAGACCGGCCTCGACGCGTGGCGCCGGGTCCAGGAGGTCAACCTCACCTCGGTGTTCCTGTGCTGCAAGGCCGTGATCCCGCACATGCAGCGCCAGGGCCGCGGCGCGATCGTCAACACCGCGTCGTTCGTGGCGGTGATGGGTGCCGCGACCTCCCAGATCTCCTACACCGCCTCCAAGGGCGGGGTGCTCGCGATGACCAGGGAGCTGGGTGTGCAGTTCGCGCGCGAGGGCATCCGGGTCAACGCCCTGTGCCCCGGGCCGGTCGACACCCCGCTGCTGCAGGAGCTGTTCGCCGCCGACCCCGAGCGCGCCCAGCGCCGCATGGTGCACATCCCGATGGGCCGCTTCGCCCGTCCCGAGGAGATCGCCTCCACGGTCGCGTTCCTCGCCAGCGACGACGCCAGCTTCATCACCGCCTCCACCTTCCTCGTGGACGGTGGCATCTCCGGGGCCTACGTCACCCCGGTGTAG
- a CDS encoding SRPBCC family protein: MTTNVVQTVDVDVPVTTAYNQWTQFESFPKFMEGVERIDQVTPTRTHWVTKIAGVEREFDAEITEQHPDERVAWRTVDGPSQSGVVTFHRLDDRHTRVTLQMDHEPEGLTEKAGEALGIIERRVKGDLANFKEFIESRGREEGGWRGDVGRSPQTPPSGSTGSTDLPGNLPG, translated from the coding sequence ATGACCACCAACGTTGTGCAGACCGTCGACGTGGACGTGCCCGTCACCACGGCCTACAACCAGTGGACTCAGTTCGAGTCGTTCCCGAAGTTCATGGAGGGCGTCGAGCGCATCGACCAGGTGACCCCCACCCGCACGCACTGGGTCACGAAGATCGCCGGCGTGGAGCGCGAGTTCGACGCCGAGATCACCGAGCAGCACCCCGACGAGCGGGTGGCCTGGCGGACCGTGGACGGCCCCAGCCAGTCCGGTGTCGTCACGTTCCACCGCCTCGACGACAGGCACACCCGCGTGACCCTGCAGATGGACCACGAGCCCGAGGGCCTCACCGAGAAGGCGGGCGAGGCGCTCGGCATCATCGAACGCCGCGTGAAGGGCGACCTGGCGAACTTCAAGGAGTTCATCGAGTCCCGCGGCCGCGAGGAGGGCGGCTGGCGCGGCGACGTCGGGCGCAGCCCCCAGACGCCCCCGTCCGGTTCCACCGGTTCCACCGATCTCCCGGGCAACCTGCCCGGCTGA
- a CDS encoding DNA topoisomerase IB gives MSEVLEGLVRADPAEPGFVRRRRGRGWSFYDCAGEPITDPAEIARIKSLAIPPAWQDVWICPDPDGHIQAVGTDAAGRRQYRYHEEWRRLRDKEKYERVLTLGAALPEVRLELVQRLQEKGLGRERVLAAGVRMLDVGVFRPGGEEYAPGDDDEDGTFGLATLRREHVQLKRGAVLFSYPAKGGIPRTLALRDPLLHKVVNSLLRRRGGGEDLLVYRNGRGWHDVRAEDLNAAVKEIIGEQYSCKDLRTWNATVLAAVTLAAGVARGGVPDKERARKRVVNQAIKEVSTHLGNTPTVARSSYVDPRVIERFEEGRTVLRALQRLENGSAMPDLTEDATRAAVERAVVRLITS, from the coding sequence GTGAGCGAGGTTCTCGAGGGGCTGGTCCGGGCCGATCCGGCCGAGCCCGGCTTCGTCCGGCGACGCAGAGGCCGGGGATGGAGCTTCTACGACTGCGCGGGCGAGCCGATCACCGATCCGGCCGAGATCGCGCGCATCAAGTCCCTCGCGATCCCGCCCGCGTGGCAGGACGTGTGGATCTGCCCCGACCCGGACGGCCACATCCAGGCCGTGGGGACCGACGCGGCGGGCCGCCGCCAGTACCGCTACCACGAGGAGTGGCGCCGCCTGCGGGACAAGGAGAAGTACGAGCGCGTGCTGACCCTCGGCGCCGCCCTCCCCGAGGTGCGCCTGGAGCTGGTGCAGCGGCTGCAGGAGAAGGGGCTCGGCCGCGAGCGGGTGCTCGCCGCGGGCGTGCGGATGCTCGACGTGGGCGTCTTCCGGCCGGGGGGTGAGGAGTACGCACCCGGTGACGACGACGAGGACGGCACGTTCGGGCTGGCCACGCTGCGTCGCGAGCACGTGCAGCTCAAGCGCGGCGCGGTGCTGTTCTCCTACCCGGCCAAGGGCGGCATCCCCCGCACGCTGGCGCTGCGCGACCCGCTGCTGCACAAGGTCGTCAACTCGCTGTTGCGCCGCCGCGGGGGAGGGGAGGACCTGCTCGTCTACCGCAACGGCCGCGGGTGGCACGACGTGCGGGCCGAGGACCTCAACGCCGCGGTCAAGGAGATCATCGGGGAGCAGTACAGCTGCAAGGACCTGCGCACCTGGAACGCCACCGTGCTCGCCGCCGTCACGCTCGCCGCGGGGGTGGCGCGTGGCGGGGTGCCCGACAAGGAACGCGCCCGCAAGCGGGTGGTGAACCAGGCGATCAAGGAGGTGTCGACGCATCTCGGGAACACCCCGACGGTCGCGCGCAGCTCCTACGTCGATCCGCGCGTGATCGAGCGGTTCGAGGAGGGGCGCACCGTGCTGCGGGCCCTGCAGCGGCTGGAGAACGGCTCGGCCATGCCGGACCTGACCGAGGACGCCACCCGAGCCGCCGTGGAGCGGGCGGTGGTGCGGCTCATCACCTCCTGA
- a CDS encoding gamma-glutamyl-gamma-aminobutyrate hydrolase family protein, whose product MVSNGSSPRPLVGITAYGERARYGVWDNAAVLLPRTYPDVVIAAGGVPVLLPPVLESAAAVDRLDAVVLAGGPDVGPDRYGASPHPRTGEPRPERDAAELAVLHRALERGIPVLGVCRGAQVLNVGLGGTLVQHVPDAVGHSGHNPSPGVFGTVEVALEPGSRVGAALGSTATVRCHHHQALDRLADGLVVTGRATDGLVEAVELADVPFVVGVQWHPEEDATDVRLMAALVTAAVTV is encoded by the coding sequence GTGGTTTCGAACGGCTCTAGCCCGCGGCCGCTCGTCGGCATCACCGCGTACGGGGAGCGCGCCCGCTACGGGGTCTGGGACAACGCTGCCGTGCTGCTTCCGCGCACCTACCCGGACGTCGTGATCGCCGCGGGCGGGGTGCCGGTGCTGCTCCCGCCGGTCCTGGAGTCGGCGGCCGCCGTGGACCGCCTCGACGCCGTGGTGCTCGCGGGCGGTCCGGACGTCGGCCCGGACCGCTACGGAGCCAGCCCGCACCCGCGCACCGGCGAGCCGCGTCCGGAGCGGGACGCGGCCGAGCTCGCCGTGCTGCACCGCGCCCTCGAACGCGGGATCCCGGTGCTCGGCGTGTGCCGGGGCGCGCAGGTCCTCAACGTCGGGCTCGGCGGCACCCTCGTGCAGCACGTGCCCGACGCGGTGGGGCACTCGGGGCACAACCCCTCCCCCGGCGTGTTCGGCACGGTCGAGGTGGCCCTGGAGCCGGGCAGCCGGGTCGGGGCGGCCCTCGGCTCGACCGCGACCGTGCGCTGCCACCACCACCAGGCCCTCGACCGCCTGGCGGACGGCCTCGTGGTCACCGGGCGCGCGACCGACGGGCTCGTGGAGGCGGTCGAGCTGGCCGACGTCCCGTTCGTGGTCGGGGTGCAGTGGCACCCGGAGGAGGACGCCACCGACGTCCGCCTCATGGCGGCGTTGGTCACCGCAGCGGTTACGGTCTAG
- a CDS encoding type 1 glutamine amidotransferase domain-containing protein: MTGKLDGKRIAILATDGVEQVELTEPRDAVTREGARTEIVSLSDGEIQAMNGDIEPAEKFTVDKVAKEVSAADYDALIMPGGTVNADRLRMDPDVRGFVQDVFRAGKPVGVICHGPWTLVEADLVRGRTLTSYPSLRTDIRNAGGTVVDEEVVTDNGLVSSRNPGDLPAFCAKIVEEFAEGEHRVHDEGATV; the protein is encoded by the coding sequence ATGACCGGCAAGCTGGACGGCAAGCGGATCGCCATCCTCGCGACCGACGGCGTGGAGCAGGTGGAGCTCACCGAACCCCGCGACGCCGTGACCCGTGAGGGCGCCCGCACCGAGATCGTCTCGCTGTCCGACGGCGAGATCCAGGCGATGAACGGCGACATCGAGCCCGCCGAGAAGTTCACCGTCGACAAGGTGGCGAAGGAGGTGTCCGCGGCCGACTACGACGCCCTGATCATGCCCGGCGGCACGGTGAACGCCGACCGCCTGCGGATGGACCCGGACGTGCGCGGCTTCGTGCAGGACGTGTTCCGCGCGGGCAAGCCGGTGGGGGTGATCTGCCACGGCCCGTGGACGCTCGTGGAGGCCGACCTGGTGCGTGGCCGCACCCTGACCTCCTACCCGAGCCTGCGCACCGACATCCGCAATGCGGGCGGCACAGTCGTCGACGAGGAGGTCGTCACGGACAACGGGCTGGTCTCCAGCCGCAACCCCGGCGACCTGCCCGCGTTCTGCGCGAAGATCGTGGAGGAGTTCGCCGAGGGCGAGCACCGGGTGCACGACGAGGGCGCGACCGTATAA
- a CDS encoding glutamine synthetase family protein, producing the protein MLTLEQLRSSVEDGSIDTVLVAFTDMQGRLQGKRCAAQYFLDEVAPHAAEACNYLLAVDVEMNTVGGYAMSSWERGYGDFVLVPDMSTLRLVPWHEATALVLCDVQWTDGAPVVASPRQILRAQLDRLAAHGLTADVGTELEFMLFADSFDSAWRKGYHDLEPANLYNVDYSMLGTARVEPLLRRIRNGMTGAGMVVESAKGECNLGQHEIAFRYTDALATCDNHSIYKTGAKEIADQAGMALTFMAKYDQREGNSCHIHISLRGEDGPVSAGEGEHGFSKLFAHFVAGQQACLRELTYLFAPNINSYKRYAEGSFAPTAVEWGLDNRTCALRVVGHGPSLRVENRVPGGDVNPYLAVAALIAAGLHGIENELPLAPPFTGNAYQSSGSRVPTTLREAAELFAGSKVAETAFGTEVVEHYSNAARVELAAFDVAVTDWERRRGFERL; encoded by the coding sequence ATGCTCACCCTCGAGCAGCTGCGCTCGTCCGTCGAGGACGGATCGATCGACACCGTTCTCGTCGCGTTCACCGACATGCAGGGCCGCCTGCAGGGCAAGCGGTGCGCCGCGCAGTACTTCCTGGACGAGGTCGCCCCGCACGCCGCGGAGGCGTGCAACTACCTGCTCGCGGTCGACGTCGAGATGAACACGGTCGGCGGCTACGCGATGTCGAGCTGGGAGCGCGGCTACGGCGACTTCGTGCTGGTGCCGGACATGAGCACGCTGCGTCTCGTGCCGTGGCACGAGGCCACGGCGCTCGTGCTGTGCGACGTGCAGTGGACCGACGGTGCGCCGGTGGTCGCGTCCCCGCGGCAGATCCTGCGCGCCCAGCTGGACCGGCTCGCGGCGCACGGGCTCACCGCCGATGTGGGCACCGAGCTGGAGTTCATGCTGTTCGCCGACTCGTTCGACTCGGCGTGGCGCAAGGGCTACCACGACCTGGAGCCGGCGAACCTCTACAACGTCGACTACTCGATGCTCGGCACCGCCCGGGTGGAGCCGCTGCTGCGGCGCATCCGCAACGGCATGACGGGCGCGGGGATGGTGGTCGAGTCGGCGAAGGGCGAGTGCAACCTCGGCCAGCACGAGATCGCGTTCCGCTACACCGACGCCCTCGCCACCTGCGACAACCACTCGATCTACAAGACGGGTGCCAAGGAGATCGCCGACCAGGCCGGCATGGCGCTGACCTTCATGGCGAAGTACGACCAGCGCGAGGGCAACTCCTGCCACATCCACATCTCCCTGCGGGGCGAGGACGGCCCGGTGTCGGCGGGCGAGGGCGAGCACGGCTTCTCGAAGCTGTTCGCGCACTTCGTCGCCGGGCAGCAGGCCTGCCTGCGCGAGCTCACCTACCTCTTCGCCCCGAACATCAACTCCTACAAGCGCTACGCAGAGGGCAGCTTCGCCCCCACCGCCGTGGAGTGGGGGCTGGACAACCGCACCTGCGCGCTGCGGGTGGTCGGGCACGGCCCGTCGCTGCGGGTGGAGAACCGGGTGCCGGGGGGCGACGTGAACCCCTACCTCGCGGTGGCCGCGCTGATCGCGGCCGGTCTGCACGGCATCGAGAACGAGCTGCCGCTCGCGCCGCCGTTCACGGGCAACGCCTACCAGTCGAGCGGCTCCCGGGTGCCCACGACGCTGCGCGAGGCGGCGGAGCTGTTCGCCGGGTCGAAGGTCGCGGAGACCGCTTTCGGCACCGAGGTGGTGGAGCACTACAGCAACGCGGCACGGGTCGAGCTGGCCGCGTTCGACGTGGCGGTCACCGACTGGGAGCGCAGGCGTGGTTTCGAACGGCTCTAG
- a CDS encoding TraR/DksA family transcriptional regulator encodes MDPDRARHLLTDELSALEDRLRAAEENRAEASADTLGQEGALGQHPGDYGSEVNTTMEAKMSVDTLVEQRRRVLDAMERLDGGEYGRCAVCDREIDDERLEARPEARTCREHADTPVVT; translated from the coding sequence GTGGACCCCGACCGCGCCCGACATCTGCTGACCGACGAGCTGAGCGCGCTGGAGGACCGGCTGCGCGCAGCGGAGGAGAACCGCGCCGAGGCCTCGGCGGACACCCTCGGCCAGGAGGGCGCCCTCGGTCAGCACCCCGGTGACTACGGCTCCGAGGTGAACACGACCATGGAAGCGAAGATGAGCGTCGACACCCTCGTCGAGCAGCGCCGCCGCGTCCTGGACGCGATGGAGCGGCTCGACGGGGGCGAGTACGGGCGGTGCGCCGTGTGCGACCGCGAGATCGACGACGAGCGCCTCGAGGCCCGCCCGGAGGCGCGCACCTGCCGCGAGCACGCCGACACCCCGGTGGTGACGTAG
- a CDS encoding RNA polymerase sigma factor SigF: MSDTSRDSDYGHLAPLFEEFAALPPDHPERPALRAKLVTGYLPVVQHIARRFAGRGEPVDDLEQAGTVGLLNAVDRFEPARGIDFLSYAVPTITGEIRRHFRDRTWSMRVPRRLKDLQSTINSAIGPLSQELGRAPRPSEIAARLGLPTEDVVEGIDAQQAYRSSSLDELVAGADTPLTDTLGDVDVELDKVEYRETLAPLLDELPERERTILLLRFFGNLTQTQIADRVGISQMHVSRLLSQTVAQLRRRMTEDG; the protein is encoded by the coding sequence ATGAGCGACACGTCCCGGGACTCGGACTACGGCCACCTCGCACCGCTGTTCGAGGAGTTCGCGGCCCTGCCACCGGACCACCCCGAGCGGCCTGCGCTGCGGGCCAAGCTCGTCACCGGGTACCTGCCCGTCGTGCAGCACATCGCGCGCCGGTTCGCGGGCCGCGGGGAACCGGTCGACGACCTCGAGCAGGCCGGCACCGTCGGGCTGCTCAACGCCGTGGACCGGTTCGAGCCCGCTCGGGGCATCGACTTCCTCTCCTACGCGGTGCCCACCATCACCGGCGAGATCCGCAGGCACTTCCGCGACCGGACGTGGTCGATGCGCGTGCCGAGGCGGCTCAAGGACCTGCAGAGCACGATCAACAGCGCGATCGGCCCCCTGTCCCAGGAGCTGGGGCGCGCGCCGCGGCCCAGCGAGATCGCCGCGCGGCTCGGCCTGCCCACCGAGGACGTCGTGGAGGGCATCGACGCCCAGCAGGCCTACCGCAGCAGCTCCCTCGACGAGCTGGTGGCAGGCGCCGACACACCCCTCACCGACACCCTCGGCGACGTGGACGTGGAGCTGGACAAGGTCGAGTACCGCGAGACCCTCGCGCCGCTGCTCGACGAGCTCCCAGAGCGGGAACGCACGATCCTGCTGCTGCGCTTCTTCGGCAACCTCACGCAGACCCAGATCGCCGACCGGGTCGGTATCTCGCAGATGCACGTGTCCCGCCTGCTGTCGCAGACGGTCGCGCAGCTGCGACGGAGGATGACGGAGGACGGATAG
- a CDS encoding MmcQ/YjbR family DNA-binding protein, translating into MADTPLLLAGVRRRCLALPEVTEGRTHAAPTWFVRGRRSFVKFVDPDEHPQFDLPHVAIWAAAPPGARQELVAAAPDRFFAPRFGGRDWVGMRLDTGPDWDEVGEVVTDAYRQVAPKSLLARLGGPANS; encoded by the coding sequence GTGGCTGACACGCCGCTGCTGCTGGCCGGGGTACGCAGGCGCTGCCTGGCTCTGCCGGAGGTGACCGAAGGCCGCACGCACGCAGCGCCCACCTGGTTCGTGCGCGGCAGGCGGTCGTTCGTGAAGTTCGTCGACCCCGACGAGCACCCGCAGTTCGACCTGCCGCACGTCGCGATCTGGGCGGCGGCCCCGCCGGGGGCGCGGCAGGAGCTGGTGGCCGCCGCGCCGGATCGCTTCTTCGCGCCGCGGTTCGGCGGGCGCGACTGGGTGGGGATGCGGCTCGACACCGGGCCCGACTGGGACGAGGTCGGCGAGGTCGTCACCGACGCCTACCGGCAGGTGGCGCCGAAGTCCCTCCTCGCCCGGCTTGGCGGGCCGGCGAACAGCTGA
- a CDS encoding DUF6328 family protein produces the protein MTKWRSGTGSRADGRGEGPLQRADRNMIELLQELRVAQTGVQILFAFLLTLSFTERFGSIDEIQRWTYVVTLLCSVLTAGLLVAPAAVHRVTFRRGLKVETVQLGHRLFTLGLGALALTLTGCVLLVLDVAVGLSFAISCAVVVCLGLCLLWFVLPIPLLRRTHLPTAFHGGDGEGSGDNDGEDSGEDDGGPPPGDRATTREPTSA, from the coding sequence ATGACGAAGTGGCGCTCGGGCACCGGTAGCCGGGCCGACGGGCGTGGCGAGGGTCCGCTGCAGCGCGCCGACCGCAACATGATCGAGCTGCTGCAGGAGCTGCGCGTTGCGCAGACGGGCGTGCAGATCCTCTTCGCGTTCCTGCTGACGCTCTCGTTCACCGAGCGCTTCGGGTCGATCGACGAGATCCAACGCTGGACCTACGTGGTCACGTTGCTCTGCTCGGTGCTCACGGCGGGCCTGCTCGTCGCCCCGGCAGCCGTGCACCGCGTGACGTTCCGCCGCGGGCTGAAGGTGGAGACGGTGCAGCTCGGGCACCGCCTCTTCACGCTCGGCCTCGGCGCGCTCGCCCTCACGCTCACCGGCTGCGTGCTGCTGGTGCTCGACGTCGCCGTCGGGCTGTCGTTCGCGATCTCCTGTGCGGTCGTGGTCTGCCTCGGGCTGTGCCTGCTGTGGTTCGTGCTGCCGATCCCGCTGCTGCGCCGCACGCATCTGCCTACGGCGTTCCACGGCGGCGACGGCGAGGGCAGCGGCGACAACGACGGCGAGGACAGCGGGGAAGACGACGGCGGGCCGCCGCCCGGAGATCGGGCGACGACCCGCGAACCGACGTCGGCGTGA
- a CDS encoding HelD family protein, which produces MLYERLDARRAETARRLSNVLHDETVGTPQALTERDAAAAMYTDRLAALRAAEHGLAFGRLDAEDGERRYIGRLGLLDEDNEYEPLLMDWRAPAARPFYTATAASPEGIRRRRHLRTRRRDVIAVDDEVLDLDDATAASQSSGLTSEAALLAAVDARRTGRMADIVATIQAEQDAIIRSKPSGVLVVQGGPGTGKTAVALHRAAYLLYTHRDRLARRGVLVVGPNPTFLSYIGQVLPSLGETSVVLGTVGQLHPGLDARRSEPAVTAAVKGRAEMAAVVAAAVRDRQQVPRRPVELVVEGQPVRLDRDVAHAARTRARRSRKPHNEARRIFRKEAVRLLAEQVARTLTSPGRRDLLDAGDLADIRDELTESRELARELDALWPTLSAEQLLTDLFADRKRLNSVARRLPAGDRDLLHRPASADDVPADQRWTPADVPLLDEAAELLGDDGSEAAAREAAALREEVLYAQGVLDVLDLEEDLDPELLRATDVIDADRLAERQATRRYDSTAERAAADREWTYGHVIVDEAQELSPMAWRLVMRRCPSRSMTIVGDIAQTGDLAGARSWDEVLAPFVERRWRLEQLTVNYRTPSEIADVADDVLATIEPGLAPPRSVRSTGVPPRAVPASAGSLEDTVAKVLAEEAGAVGDGRTAVLVPTGRLDELRVRLLGADDTERTEGADGTDGSGGATVDLTAPVVVLPVSAAKGLEFDAVIVVEPAELLAESPRGRGDLYVALTRATQRLAVVHAEPLPAMLHKLQNGG; this is translated from the coding sequence ATGCTGTACGAACGCCTCGACGCGCGGCGGGCCGAGACGGCCCGGCGGCTGTCGAACGTGCTGCACGACGAGACGGTCGGCACGCCGCAGGCGCTCACCGAGCGCGACGCCGCGGCAGCCATGTACACCGACCGCCTCGCCGCGCTGCGGGCCGCCGAGCACGGTCTCGCCTTCGGCCGGCTCGACGCCGAGGACGGCGAGCGCCGCTACATCGGCCGCCTGGGCCTGCTCGACGAGGACAACGAGTACGAGCCGCTCCTGATGGACTGGCGGGCGCCCGCGGCCCGCCCGTTCTACACGGCCACCGCGGCGTCCCCCGAAGGCATCCGGCGCAGGCGGCACCTGCGCACCCGCCGCCGCGACGTCATCGCGGTTGACGACGAGGTGCTGGACCTCGACGACGCCACGGCGGCGTCCCAGTCCAGCGGTCTCACGAGCGAGGCCGCCCTGCTCGCCGCCGTCGACGCGCGCCGCACCGGCCGGATGGCCGACATCGTGGCGACGATCCAGGCCGAGCAGGACGCCATCATCCGCTCGAAGCCGTCGGGGGTGCTGGTCGTGCAGGGCGGCCCGGGCACCGGCAAGACCGCGGTGGCCCTGCACCGGGCCGCGTACCTGCTCTACACCCATCGCGACCGGCTGGCCCGCCGCGGCGTGCTCGTGGTGGGGCCCAACCCCACCTTCCTGTCCTACATCGGGCAGGTGCTGCCATCGCTCGGCGAGACCAGCGTGGTGCTCGGCACCGTCGGGCAGCTGCACCCGGGTCTCGACGCGCGCCGCTCGGAGCCCGCCGTCACCGCGGCCGTGAAGGGGCGGGCGGAGATGGCGGCGGTCGTCGCGGCCGCCGTCCGCGACCGCCAGCAGGTTCCCCGCCGGCCCGTCGAGCTGGTCGTGGAGGGCCAGCCGGTACGGCTCGACCGCGATGTCGCCCACGCCGCCCGCACCCGCGCCCGCCGCTCCCGCAAGCCGCACAACGAGGCAAGGCGGATCTTCCGCAAGGAGGCCGTGCGGCTGCTCGCCGAGCAGGTGGCGCGCACCCTGACGAGCCCGGGACGGCGCGACCTGCTCGACGCGGGCGACCTGGCCGACATCCGCGACGAGCTCACCGAGAGCCGCGAGCTCGCCCGCGAGCTGGACGCGCTGTGGCCGACGCTGTCGGCCGAGCAGCTGCTCACCGACCTGTTCGCCGACCGCAAGCGGTTGAACTCGGTGGCGCGCAGGCTGCCCGCCGGCGACCGCGACCTGCTCCACCGGCCGGCCTCCGCCGACGACGTGCCGGCCGACCAGCGCTGGACCCCGGCCGACGTCCCGCTGCTCGACGAGGCCGCCGAGCTGCTCGGCGACGACGGCTCGGAGGCGGCGGCCCGCGAGGCGGCCGCGCTGCGCGAGGAGGTGCTCTACGCCCAGGGCGTCCTCGACGTCCTCGACCTCGAGGAGGACCTCGACCCGGAGCTGCTGCGCGCCACCGACGTCATCGACGCCGACCGGCTCGCCGAGCGGCAGGCGACGCGCCGCTACGACTCCACGGCGGAGCGGGCGGCCGCCGACCGCGAGTGGACCTACGGCCACGTGATCGTCGACGAGGCGCAGGAGCTCTCGCCGATGGCGTGGCGGCTGGTGATGCGCCGCTGCCCGAGCCGGTCGATGACGATCGTCGGCGACATCGCGCAGACCGGCGACCTCGCGGGCGCCCGCTCGTGGGACGAGGTGCTCGCGCCGTTCGTCGAGCGCCGCTGGCGCCTCGAGCAGCTCACGGTCAACTACCGCACCCCGTCCGAGATCGCCGACGTCGCCGACGACGTGCTCGCCACGATCGAACCGGGCCTCGCGCCGCCGCGCTCGGTCCGCAGCACCGGGGTGCCGCCGCGGGCCGTGCCGGCCTCGGCGGGCAGCCTGGAGGACACCGTGGCGAAGGTGCTGGCCGAGGAGGCGGGCGCGGTCGGCGACGGCCGCACGGCGGTGCTCGTGCCCACGGGCCGCCTGGACGAGCTGCGGGTCCGGCTGCTCGGTGCGGACGACACCGAGCGGACGGAGGGGGCCGACGGCACCGACGGTTCGGGCGGCGCCACGGTGGACCTCACCGCTCCGGTGGTGGTGCTCCCGGTCTCGGCGGCGAAGGGCCTCGAGTTCGACGCCGTGATCGTCGTGGAGCCCGCCGAGCTGCTGGCCGAGTCGCCGCGCGGGCGGGGCGACCTGTACGTCGCCCTCACCCGCGCCACCCAGCGGCTCGCCGTGGTGCACGCCGAACCGCTGCCGGCGATGCTGCACAAGCTGCAGAACGGTGGCTGA